The Raphanus sativus cultivar WK10039 unplaced genomic scaffold, ASM80110v3 Scaffold3167, whole genome shotgun sequence genome contains the following window.
CCTGCTGGAtcaattattcttttttattttatcgggcttttattttatttgcagATTAGGTCCAAACCTCAAGCCCAAGCTTCAGCACACAAGTCACGAACCCACATGGGATAGGTCatcctcttcatcttcctcttgCATGGCGACCATGACGATGAAATCCCACGAAAGCTTAGATTGACGTTCCGATCTACATAACGTCTTCACCAGCCATAACTCAGATATTTTCTCCGCGTTACACGTAGTTAATCTCTCCTCCCACTTGAAGCATTCAATCGATCTCTTCGTATCCTACCGTAATCAACTGAACCTACGTCTATAAATATCGCATCGGACCTACCTTTGTGTATGAGAAATTTTAGGGTTAGTTTCTCATATTCTGTCAAGTAAGTTAAGGATTTCACCTTCGATGAAAATCATCGATCATCCCTTTGATGAGAAAGTGTTGGGTTTCATCAAGAGATATAAATGTGTCTTTTGTCTTGGTACGTCATTGTTccttttgatgttttttttttaatttatgctTCCCAACTATGATTGTTTGATTCTTTGTGTTCGATGTGACTCGGTTGCTTGCATTGATCACAGAGATACACCAGAACAACCTGCAAGGATTTGCAAACTCGAGAAAAATGAAGAAGCCATATGGGTAAGTAGAAATTCTGGAGTGTCTATATGATTCAAGGATCTTAGAGTCTCTTCATAAGGCCTGCTTAGTTTACTCAAAGATTCATCTATTCATACTAACTGTCTAATACTTCTTCACAGTGGAGTGCTGCATTCTGCCTTCGGAGAGGTCCAGAAAAAGAATGTTTGGAGGTATGTCTCTGCATCTAAAAACTAAAGGATCTATAGTTGATGGCTCTCTCTATCCGTAAGTGTCAATtaatctttctttctctctctgatGCTAATAAGACCCTTTTAGGTTTATCATCTTATTAAGATTCTCGATTTCTGTTTCAAGTCtatgtcttcttcttttcaagGTTTTGTTTTGTCTCAAGGTGTTAATGGTGTAATTGAATTTGCTTAGTCTTctgttttcattttgtttctaGAATCATTGTCTCTTTAAATAGTATGACCACACTGTTTTTAGCTCTTCATTGCTAGATTCTTTAATTGTGATGTTAGTTTGTGTTTTCATATTCTGCAGTTTTGATATGTTGTCTCTGATCTTACACGGTTTCTTTAAGCTTCATGCTTCTTATCCCTTTTGGTATGTATTAGGGTTCTAGTCGGAAAACAATGAGAGACCTAGAAAGAGGAACCAATGGTTCTAAACCACCATGTATTGACACGAAAAAGAGCTTTCAAGATCAAGACACGGCTATTATGTCTTCATCAATCGCAATCTCCAAGCAGGATATTTAGTATAGCGGCTGCTGACTTGACAGCAACTGAGCAGAGACGGATTAAGTTTGAAGAGGGACGAAAGAGCTGTCAACAAAGTAATCTTAAACCACAAGGAACCGGTGGTTCCAATATTTCAAGAAATCGGCAATCCTTTATTTGATTTGGATAGCTTCATCTTTCTGGAAggattaagtattttttttgcttatgtTTTGTGTACACATTGGTTTTCTATTTGTTTGAGACAGTGGTCTTTTTTCCTTCAAGATTTGTGATGATGATCAACATTGACATACTTTTGAGTAAAGTATGTATTTGGGTGGAATGTATTTCAACATCAACATTGACATACTTTtgagtaaatatattttatatagttgtTTCTGAAATAGTTTGGGTGGAATGTAGCTAATTAAATGAACTTATTACTGTCATATCTTTTAATCATACTCACGTGAAGAACAAAAACTGCAATTGAAAAAGTTCCTTCTTATATGTATTAGGGGCGAGTTAAATTTTACTAATCACCACTTCAATCCTATAACAAATATTAAACATTATAACTTACACGATTCCTT
Protein-coding sequences here:
- the LOC130506379 gene encoding gamma-glutamylcyclotransferase 2-2-like, which encodes MLPNYDCLILCVRCDSVACIDHRDTPEQPARICKLEKNEEAIWWSAAFCLRRGPEKECLEGSSRKTMRDLERGTNGSKPPCIDTKKSFQDQDTAIMSSSIAISKQDI